Proteins encoded in a region of the Manduca sexta isolate Smith_Timp_Sample1 chromosome 1, JHU_Msex_v1.0, whole genome shotgun sequence genome:
- the LOC115450610 gene encoding collagenase-like — protein MLLIVLSLLAFASAEELVVLSAPSVFPAPSEGAPVLAAPLHYHEQVGVPEAARIRDEESRVMGRVAGGLGSYLGEHKFFAGLVISLTNGQTSVCGGSLISSNRVLTAATCWFDGQYQASAMLAVLGSVRLFSGGTRVSAASIAVHPRFNYYFFENNLAVLNIPYVSSTSYIRPIVMANTNLSYASYTAEIIGFGKTSPGSAITESQTLRDVFVQVLTNDVCRIYYGNLVEPEHMCTSGVGARGACGGDAGGPLILYSSAGNDVLIGVVNFWSSNGCASGYPSGHTRVAHHYNWIRAQL, from the exons ATGTTGCTGATCGTACTTTCTTTACTGGCGTTCGCCTCTGCCGAGGAGCTGGTGGTGCTCTCAGCTCCGTCTGTGTTCCCTGCGCCGTCGGAAGGGGCGCCCGTACTCGCCGCGCCGCTCCACTACCATGAACAAGTGGGGGTGCCTGAAGCTGCGCGGATCCGTGACGAAGAGTCCCGGGTGATGGGCAGGGTTGCTGGAGGTCTGGGCTCATACCTCGGGGAGCACAAGTTCTTT GCCGGTTTGGTGATCTCGCTGACAAACGGTCAGACCTCAGTCTGCGGCGGCAGTCTGATCAGCTCGAACCGCGTGCTGACCGCCGCCACGTGTTGGTTCGACGGGCAGTACCAGGCGAGCGCCATGCTCGCGGTGCTCGGCTCCGTGCGGCTGTTCTCCGGCGGCACGAGGGTCTCCGCGGCGAGCATCGCCGTGCACCCGCGCTTCAACTACTACTTCTTCGAGAACAACCTCGCCGTGCTCAATATCCCTTATGTCTCTTCTACTA GCTACATCCGGCCCATCGTGATGGCCAACACGAACCTCTCGTACGCGAGCTACACTGCCGAGATCATCGGCTTCGGGAAGACCAGCCCCG GCTCCGCGATCACCGAGTCGCAAACCCTGCGTGACGTATTCGTCCAAGTGCTGACGAACGACGTGTGCCGCATCTACTACGGGAACCTCGTGGAGCCGGAGCACATGTGCACGAGCGGCgtgggcgcgcgcggcgcgtgcggcggcgaCGCCGGCGGACCGCTCATACTCTACTCCAGCGCTGGAAACGACGTGCTC ATTGGCGTCGTGAACTTCTGGTCTTCGAACGGGTGCGCGTCGGGCTACCCGAGTGGACACACGCGCGTCGCACACCACTACAACTGGATCCGAGCACAACTCTAA
- the LOC115453746 gene encoding acidic leucine-rich nuclear phosphoprotein 32 family member B: protein MGPRIALLLALTACCRCEHDTHPLGRTTRRQLVEIVPVARDGAPPAAAAPSLAYIVPAPHLDMEAEDSDIEEMTVYADLERDGELDREADEEEREAEIEANETELEARNGEERDDRKEDGAQTVKLCGGHGAGGRRAHLHPAYTLSFVFGR, encoded by the exons ATGGGTCCTAGAATAG CTCTCCTCTTGGCGCTAACAGCGTGCTGCCGCTGCGAGCACGACACACACCCACTCGGCAGGACGACGCGCCGGCAACTGGTCGAGATCGTCCCTGTGGCAAGAGACGGAGCTCCCCCCGCCGCGGCCGCCCCCTCACTCGCCTACATCGTACCCGCGCCACATCTCGACATGGAGGCCGAAGATTCAGATATCGAGGAGATGACAGTATATGCGGATTTGGAAAGAGATGGAGAGTTAGACAGAGAAGCTGACGAAGAAGAGAGAGAAGCGGAGATTGAAGCGAATGAAACGGAATTGGAAGCGCGAAATGGAGAAGAAAGAGATGATCGGAAGGAAGATGGAGCACAGACGGTAAAGCTGTGCGGGGGACATGGCGCGGGAGGGAGGAGGGCGCACCTACATCCCGCTTACACGTTGTCCTTCGTATTCGGCCGATAG
- the LOC115453747 gene encoding Kv channel-interacting protein 4: MAGLARHRPEPLAALAHHTRFTTHEIKLMYRGFKQECPSGVVDEEAFKNIFSQFFPLGDASQYAHYVFNTIKHKQSGKVNFEEFLEILSRVARGSVQEKLSWVFTLYDVDGDGRISRSEMLAVVQAIYELLGRAAAPPVHSGAAKDHVDRIFHLIDTNSDGVVTPDELARWCVRDPALLRSLDTLDTVL, translated from the exons ATGGCGGGGCTGGCGCGGCACCGGCCCGAGCCGCTGGCTGCGCTCGCGCACCACACGCGCTTCACCACGCACGAGATTAAACTCATGTACCGCGGCTTCAAACAG GAGTGTCCGTCAGGTGTAGTGGACGAGGAGGCGTTTAAGAACATCTTCTCGCAGTTCTTCCCGCTCGGAG ACGCCTCGCAGTACGCTCACTACGTGTTCAACACCATCAAACACAAGCAGAGCGGGAAGGTCAACTTCGAG GAGTTCCTGGAGATCCTGTCGCGAGTGGCGCGCGGCTCCGTGCAGGAGAAACTCTCCTGGGTGTTCACACTGTATGACGTCGACG GCGACGGGCGCATCTCGCGCTCGGAGATGCTGGCGGTGGTGCAGGCGATCTACGAGCTGCTgggccgcgccgccgcgccgcccgtgcACAGCGGCGCCGCCAAGGACCACGTCGATAGAATATTCCAC TTGATCGACACTAACTCCGACGGCGTGGTGACGCCGGACGAGCTGGCGCGGTGGTGCGTGCGCGACCCGGCCCTGCTGCGCTCGCTCGACACGCTCGACACGGTCTTGTGA